Part of the Terriglobales bacterium genome is shown below.
CACGAGCGGAGGTGGTCTTGACCGTGGTCTTGGCCAGGTAGGGATAGGCGGTCATGTCCAACTTCACCGGCCGCTTCTCGATCCGGCACTGGGCCAGCATTTTGATGGCGTCGAAGCTGATGGCGCCGCGATCGATGGCGTCGCGGATGGCGGCCGCCACCTCGGCCTGGGGGAACACCTCCAACAGACGCAGAACCTGGACGAACTCCCGCCGGCCTTGCTTGTGAGCGCGTGCCTCCAGCAGGCGCCGAAGCTCGGCGAACACTTCGGGCAGCCGCCAGCCCTGGAGCGGCGCCGCCTGATCCAACGCGCGGGTCTTCCGCTCCAGAAGGGCCAGGTAGTGCAGCGGGTCGAAGACGAAGTCGCCATCGGCATAGGAACGGGGGTGGGTGGCGATGACCTGGCCGGCGTTGGAGATCACCACTCTGTCCACATAACCCTTCACCTCGACGATGCGGTGGCCGTATTCGGTCGGAACCGAGTAGTCGGTCCCGCGATAGCGCACCAAGCTGAGCGAGCTCACCCGGCCACTGCGCTTGTCGCACGGATCGAAGGGAACCGCCGGCAGGGCCCGGAAGGCCGCGAGATCGACCGTCAGCCGCTCTTCGATGGTCTGGCTGGTGCCGCGCAGAACCTCCCGGCGCCGCTTGAGGCATTGCTCCTGGAGGTAGGCGTTCAACGCCTCGTAGCTGGCAAAGGTCGGCATCGGCACCAGGAAGTTCCGTCTGGCATAGCCGACCAGCCCCTCGACGTTTCCTTTGTCGTTGCCCTTGCCCGGGCGACCGAACTTGTCGTCGAACAGATAGTGGGAGAGCAACTCGGTGAAGGCGCGGGTCCGCTCGCGCTTG
Proteins encoded:
- the istA gene encoding IS21 family transposase; the encoded protein is MKSVELYLRVRRAVFVEGRSRREAARHFGIARKTVEKMCSFSAPPGYRRSTAPARPKLDGFTGVIDQILAADQLMPRKQRHTAKRIFERLRDEYGFQGKYTIIKDYVHGKKISSKEMFIPLHHPPGHAQVDFGEAMGVIGGITQKVHFFCMDLPHSDAIFVKAYPAETTEAFLDGHVAAFAFFGALPLSILYDNTKLAVAKILGDGKRERTRAFTELLSHYLFDDKFGRPGKGNDKGNVEGLVGYARRNFLVPMPTFASYEALNAYLQEQCLKRRREVLRGTSQTIEERLTVDLAAFRALPAVPFDPCDKRSGRVSSLSLVRYRGTDYSVPTEYGHRIVEVKGYVDRVVISNAGQVIATHPRSYADGDFVFDPLHYLALLERKTRALDQAAPLQGWRLPEVFAELRRLLEARAHKQGRREFVQVLRLLEVFPQAEVAAAIRDAIDRGAISFDAIKMLAQCRIEKRPVKLDMTAYPYLAKTTVKTTSARDYLTLVSGRAA